Proteins co-encoded in one Pyxidicoccus xibeiensis genomic window:
- a CDS encoding helix-turn-helix domain-containing protein: protein MSAGAGVKGYEELAPPAAMAEAVDAFWRYSAPPRGSGAVTERHRIMPDGCTDLILHYRDGGPGTWLADPRLVVVGPMERYVLVDIEPGSVSLGVRFRPGWALPLLGVSPRELCGLSVPVASCTPDLALLQRQLEACASPDAALRRLQDFVAGRLASFHATPGPRAAPALRWLQASGGQVRVATLARTLGMSERTLHRAVLDEAGVPPKLLARVLRFQRALSLLRSGAEADLSAVALACGYADQAHLSREVRDLAGLTPTALLG, encoded by the coding sequence ATGTCGGCCGGTGCGGGAGTGAAGGGCTACGAGGAGCTGGCGCCGCCCGCCGCCATGGCGGAGGCGGTGGACGCCTTCTGGCGCTACTCAGCCCCGCCGCGCGGCTCCGGCGCGGTGACGGAGCGCCACCGCATCATGCCGGACGGCTGCACCGACCTCATCCTCCACTACCGCGACGGAGGCCCGGGCACGTGGCTGGCCGACCCGCGGCTGGTCGTCGTCGGCCCCATGGAGCGCTACGTCCTCGTGGACATCGAGCCGGGCTCGGTGAGCCTGGGCGTCCGCTTCCGGCCCGGGTGGGCGCTGCCGCTGCTCGGCGTGAGCCCCCGCGAGCTGTGCGGCCTCAGCGTCCCCGTGGCGAGCTGCACGCCGGACCTCGCCCTGCTCCAGCGGCAGCTCGAGGCATGTGCCTCACCCGACGCGGCCTTGAGGCGCCTCCAGGACTTCGTCGCCGGACGGCTCGCGTCCTTCCACGCCACGCCCGGCCCTCGCGCCGCTCCGGCGCTGCGCTGGCTCCAGGCCTCGGGAGGCCAGGTGCGCGTGGCCACGCTGGCCCGGACGCTGGGCATGAGCGAGCGCACGCTGCACCGGGCTGTGCTGGACGAGGCGGGCGTGCCGCCGAAGCTGCTCGCCCGGGTGCTGCGCTTCCAGCGGGCGCTGTCGCTGCTGCGCTCCGGCGCGGAAGCGGACCTCAGCGCCGTGGCGCTGGCGTGCGGCTATGCGGACCAGGCCCACCTGTCACGCGAGGTCCGGGACCTGGCGGGCCTCACCCCCACCGCGCTCCTGGGCTAG
- a CDS encoding VOC family protein: MKLGYVILYVPDVSTTVAFYEKAFGLQRRFLHESGTYAEMETGATALAFAAESLAKDNGLTVRFHRPKEDAAAVEVALVTPDVQAAYERAMKAGAGAAQPPKQKPWGQTVAYVRDLDGVLVELCTPMSA; this comes from the coding sequence ATGAAGCTCGGCTACGTCATCCTCTACGTCCCGGACGTGTCCACCACCGTCGCCTTCTACGAGAAGGCCTTCGGCCTGCAGCGCCGCTTCCTGCATGAGAGCGGCACCTACGCCGAGATGGAGACGGGCGCGACGGCGCTCGCCTTCGCGGCGGAGAGCCTGGCGAAGGACAACGGCCTCACCGTGCGCTTCCACCGGCCGAAGGAGGACGCAGCCGCGGTGGAGGTGGCGCTCGTCACACCGGACGTGCAGGCCGCCTACGAGCGCGCGATGAAGGCGGGCGCCGGGGCCGCCCAGCCCCCCAAGCAGAAGCCCTGGGGGCAGACGGTGGCCTACGTGCGAGACCTGGACGGAGTGCTCGTGGAGCTCTGCACGCCCATGTCCGCATGA